From a single Streptomyces sp. NBC_00377 genomic region:
- a CDS encoding heme o synthase — protein sequence MCVTAVESRPVGIVGASQSPSRRPFGARVKAFVALTKPRIIELLLITTVPVMFLAQQGVPDLGLVVLTCLGGYLSAGGANALNMYIDRDIDALMDRTSQRPLVTGMVSPRECLAFGITLAVVSTLLFGLTVNWLSAWLALGALLFYVVVYTMILKRRTSQNIVWGGIAGCMPVLIGWSAVTDSVSWAPVVLFLVMFFWTPPHYWPLSMKVKDDYARVGVPMLPVVASNKTVAKQIVLYSWVMVAVSLLLTPLGYTGWFYTSVALVAGGWWLWEAHALQNRAKAEATGGKLKEMRLFHWSITYVSLLFVAVAVDPFLR from the coding sequence GTGTGCGTGACGGCCGTTGAATCCCGTCCAGTAGGGATTGTCGGGGCGAGTCAGAGCCCGAGCCGGCGGCCGTTCGGGGCCCGGGTCAAGGCGTTCGTGGCGCTGACCAAGCCGCGGATCATCGAACTGCTGCTGATCACCACCGTCCCGGTGATGTTCCTGGCACAGCAGGGCGTTCCGGACCTCGGCCTGGTGGTCCTCACCTGCCTCGGCGGCTATCTGTCCGCGGGCGGCGCGAACGCGCTCAACATGTACATCGACCGCGACATCGACGCCCTGATGGACCGCACCTCGCAGCGTCCGCTGGTCACCGGGATGGTCAGCCCGCGTGAATGCCTCGCCTTCGGCATCACCCTCGCGGTGGTCTCCACACTCCTGTTCGGTCTGACCGTCAACTGGCTGTCCGCCTGGCTCGCCCTCGGCGCGCTCCTCTTCTACGTCGTCGTCTACACGATGATCCTCAAGCGGCGTACCTCGCAGAACATCGTGTGGGGCGGCATCGCCGGCTGCATGCCGGTCCTGATCGGCTGGTCGGCCGTGACGGACTCGGTGTCCTGGGCGCCGGTCGTCCTCTTCCTCGTCATGTTCTTCTGGACGCCGCCGCACTACTGGCCGCTGTCGATGAAGGTCAAGGACGACTACGCGCGCGTGGGCGTGCCGATGCTGCCGGTCGTCGCCTCCAACAAGACCGTCGCCAAGCAGATCGTCCTGTACAGCTGGGTGATGGTCGCCGTCTCGCTGCTGCTGACCCCGCTGGGCTACACCGGGTGGTTCTACACCTCGGTCGCGCTGGTGGCCGGCGGCTGGTGGCTGTGGGAGGCGCACGCGTTGCAGAACCGCGCGAAGGCCGAGGCCACGGGCGGGAAGCTGAAGGAGATGCGGCTGTTCCACTGGTCGATCACCTATGTCTCGCTGCTGTTCGTGGCGGTCGCGGTGGACCCCTTCCTGCGCTGA